In Meriones unguiculatus strain TT.TT164.6M chromosome 17, Bangor_MerUng_6.1, whole genome shotgun sequence, a single window of DNA contains:
- the LOC110542763 gene encoding olfactory receptor 5H19-like, with amino-acid sequence MGRENATLLTEFVLTGLAHLPQWKIPLFLLFLVIYLITIVGNLGLITLIWNDPHLHIPMYLFLGSLAFVDTCLSSTVTPKMLLGFFAKSKVISFSECMIQFFSFGISATTECFLLAAMAYDRYVAICKPLLYPVIMTNKLCVRLLILSFVGGFIHVSIHEGFLFRLTFCNSNIIHHFYCDVMPLLKISCNDPSLNYLMLFIFSGSIQVFSILTIVISYTLVLFSILKQKSIKGIKKAFSTCGAHLLSVSLYYGSLLFMYVRPASPQVDDQDMMDSVFYTVVIPVLNPIIYSLRNKQVKNSLAKFLKKNV; translated from the coding sequence ATGGGAAGAGAGAATGCAACACTGCTGACAGAATTTGTTCTCACAGGACTCGCTCATCTGCCACAGTGGAAAATCCCCCTGTTCCTGCTGTTCTTGGTCATCTATCTCATCACCATTGTGGGGAACCTTGGTCTGATCACTCTCATCTGGAATGACCCTCACCTTCACATTCCTATGTACTTATTTCTTGGGAGTTTAGCTTTTGTGGATACTTGCTTATCATCTACAGTGACTCCAAAGATGCTGTTAGGCTTTTTTGCCAAGAGTAAAGTGATCTCTTTCTCTGAATGCATGATACAGTTTTTTTCATTCGGAATCAGTGCAACCACAGAATGTTTTCTCTTGGCAGCAATGGCCTATGATCGCTACGTGGCCATCTGTAAACCTTTGCTCTACCCAGTGATCATGACAAATAAACTCTGTGTACGACTTTTAATATTGTCCTTTGTAGGTGGATTTATACATGTGTCAATCCATGAAGGCTTTTTATTCAGACTAACTTTCTGTAATTCTAACATAATACATCACTTTTATTGTGATGTTATGCCACTGTTAAAGATTTCCTGTAATGACCCTTCTCTCAATTACCtgatgctttttattttctctggctCAATTCAGGTATTCAGTATTTTGACTATTGTGATCTCTTATACACTTGTTCTGTTTTCAATCTTAAAACAGAAATCTATCAAGGGCATAAAGAAAGCCTTTTCCACCTGTGGAGCCCATCTCTTATCTGTGTCTTTATACTATGGCTCTCTTCTTTTCATGTATGTGCGTCCTGCATCTCCACAAGTAGATGATCAAGATATGATGGACTCCGTATTTTACACTGTTGTAATTCCTGTACTGAATCCGATTATCTATAGTTTGAGAAATAAGCAAGTAAAAAATTCACTGGCAAAATTCCTAAAGAAAAATGTTTAG
- the LOC110540147 gene encoding olfactory receptor 5H19-like isoform X2, giving the protein MELNDTLLTEFILTGLSHHPPWKIPLFLMFLMIYLITLVGNVGLIILIWNDPRLRIPMYLFLGCLAVVDTLLSSTVTPKLLLTLIAKSKVISLSECMIQFFSFVMCATMECFLLAAMAYDRYAAICKPLLYPVIMTNRLCVCLLILIFVIGILHASIHEGMLFRLTFCNSNTIHHFYCDIMPLLKISCTDPSLNYLIIFIFSGSIQVFTISTILGSYTFVLFTILKKKSSRGIKKAFSTCGAHLLSVSLYYGSLLFMYLLPASQKVQDEDMMDSVFYTVIIPMMNPIIYSLRNKQIKDSLEKILKRNV; this is encoded by the exons ATGGAATTg AATGACACACTGCTGACAGAATTCATTCTCACAGGACTCAGTCACCACCCACCATGGAAAATCCCCCTATTTCTGATGTTCTTAATGATCTATCTCATCACCCTTGTGGGGAACGTTGGTCTGATTATTCTCATCTGGAATGACCCTCGACTTCGCATCCCCATGTACTTATTTCTTGGGTGTTTAGCAGTTGTCGATACTTTGTTATCGTCCACAGTGACACCCAAGTTGCTTCTCACCTTAATAGCTAAGAGTAAAgtgatctctctctctgaatGCATGATACAGTTTTTTTCATTTGTAATGTGTGCAACCATGGAATGTTTTCTCTTGGCAGCGATGGCCTATGATCGCTATGCGGCCATCTGCAAGCCTTTGCTCTACCCAGTGATCATGACAAATagactgtgtgtatgtctgctcATCTTGATCTTTGTAATTGGAATTCTTCATGCTTCAATTCATGAAGGCATGTTATTCAGATTAACGTTCTGTAATTCCAACACAATACATCACTTTTACTGTGATATTATGCCACTGTTAAAGATTTCCTGTACTGACCCTTCTCTGAATTacctaattatttttattttttctggttcAATCCAAGTATTCACTATTTCAACTATTCTAGGCTCTTACACATTTGTACtgtttacaattttaaaaaagaaatcttctaGAGGCATAAAGAAAGCTTTCTCCACCTGTGGAGCCCATCTTTTATCTGTGTCTCTATACTATGGCTCTCTTCTCTTCATGTATTTGCTTCCTGCATCTCAGAAAGTGCAGGATGAAGACATGATGGACTCTGTGTTCTACACTGTCATAATACCCATGATGAATCCAATTATCTACAGTCTGAGaaacaagcaaatcaaagactcgCTGGAGAAAATCTTAAAGAGAAATGTTTAG
- the LOC110540147 gene encoding olfactory receptor 5H19-like isoform X1, whose translation MGTENDTLLTEFILTGLSHHPPWKIPLFLMFLMIYLITLVGNVGLIILIWNDPRLRIPMYLFLGCLAVVDTLLSSTVTPKLLLTLIAKSKVISLSECMIQFFSFVMCATMECFLLAAMAYDRYAAICKPLLYPVIMTNRLCVCLLILIFVIGILHASIHEGMLFRLTFCNSNTIHHFYCDIMPLLKISCTDPSLNYLIIFIFSGSIQVFTISTILGSYTFVLFTILKKKSSRGIKKAFSTCGAHLLSVSLYYGSLLFMYLLPASQKVQDEDMMDSVFYTVIIPMMNPIIYSLRNKQIKDSLEKILKRNV comes from the coding sequence ATGGGAACAGAGAATGACACACTGCTGACAGAATTCATTCTCACAGGACTCAGTCACCACCCACCATGGAAAATCCCCCTATTTCTGATGTTCTTAATGATCTATCTCATCACCCTTGTGGGGAACGTTGGTCTGATTATTCTCATCTGGAATGACCCTCGACTTCGCATCCCCATGTACTTATTTCTTGGGTGTTTAGCAGTTGTCGATACTTTGTTATCGTCCACAGTGACACCCAAGTTGCTTCTCACCTTAATAGCTAAGAGTAAAgtgatctctctctctgaatGCATGATACAGTTTTTTTCATTTGTAATGTGTGCAACCATGGAATGTTTTCTCTTGGCAGCGATGGCCTATGATCGCTATGCGGCCATCTGCAAGCCTTTGCTCTACCCAGTGATCATGACAAATagactgtgtgtatgtctgctcATCTTGATCTTTGTAATTGGAATTCTTCATGCTTCAATTCATGAAGGCATGTTATTCAGATTAACGTTCTGTAATTCCAACACAATACATCACTTTTACTGTGATATTATGCCACTGTTAAAGATTTCCTGTACTGACCCTTCTCTGAATTacctaattatttttattttttctggttcAATCCAAGTATTCACTATTTCAACTATTCTAGGCTCTTACACATTTGTACtgtttacaattttaaaaaagaaatcttctaGAGGCATAAAGAAAGCTTTCTCCACCTGTGGAGCCCATCTTTTATCTGTGTCTCTATACTATGGCTCTCTTCTCTTCATGTATTTGCTTCCTGCATCTCAGAAAGTGCAGGATGAAGACATGATGGACTCTGTGTTCTACACTGTCATAATACCCATGATGAATCCAATTATCTACAGTCTGAGaaacaagcaaatcaaagactcgCTGGAGAAAATCTTAAAGAGAAATGTTTAG